One genomic window of Vibrio rhizosphaerae includes the following:
- a CDS encoding NAD(P)/FAD-dependent oxidoreductase — protein sequence MTQRLEPVNTQDQLPASTQVVIIGGGIIGVSAALALAERNIPVVLLEKGQIGAEQSSRNLGWIRKTNRHAEDVPLAQAADRLWAEMPARLERSVGYQQSGILFAARNDKQMAMYQEWHQSVESLQLDSQLLSPQQIDQLAPGGTEKWVGGLYTPSDGFAEPAIATSAIAQRAIEKGAVMVQNCAVRALATAGGRISGVVTEQGEIRCTQVLLASGAWSRRFLGNHGVSFPTLPIICSVLRTKATQGPTDIAFAAPDFSFRRHADGGFVITQRGALDAPLTLDHLLIGMRYLAQLRAQRSYMRVSLGRHFLRDLTLPRRWKANDVSPFERIRTLNPSVNEGINQEALTNLAKAWPMFAGIGIDESWAGLIDVTPDSLPVIDHIGAIPGLTIATGFSGHGFGTGPAAGQLAADLVSDVTPIVDPKPYRFERF from the coding sequence ATGACACAGAGATTAGAACCCGTCAATACACAAGACCAACTCCCCGCATCCACGCAAGTAGTGATTATCGGGGGCGGTATTATCGGTGTCAGTGCCGCGTTGGCACTGGCCGAGCGCAATATTCCGGTCGTCTTGCTGGAAAAAGGACAAATCGGCGCGGAACAGTCATCCCGTAACCTCGGCTGGATCCGTAAAACCAACCGACATGCTGAGGATGTGCCGCTGGCACAGGCCGCAGATCGACTCTGGGCTGAAATGCCGGCACGTCTTGAGCGTTCCGTCGGCTATCAGCAGTCCGGGATTCTTTTTGCGGCACGCAATGACAAACAGATGGCGATGTATCAAGAATGGCATCAATCCGTTGAGTCGTTACAACTGGATTCGCAACTCCTGAGCCCACAGCAGATTGATCAGTTGGCTCCCGGCGGCACTGAAAAATGGGTCGGTGGACTATATACCCCTTCCGACGGATTTGCTGAACCCGCGATAGCGACCAGTGCTATCGCTCAGCGAGCGATTGAAAAGGGGGCGGTGATGGTCCAGAACTGTGCCGTCAGGGCTCTCGCAACCGCCGGCGGTCGGATCAGTGGTGTAGTCACCGAACAGGGTGAAATCCGCTGCACTCAAGTGCTGCTTGCCAGCGGCGCATGGTCGCGACGTTTCTTAGGCAATCACGGTGTGTCGTTTCCGACATTACCGATTATCTGTTCCGTGTTGCGCACAAAAGCGACCCAAGGGCCGACGGATATTGCCTTTGCCGCGCCGGACTTTTCTTTTCGCCGACATGCCGACGGTGGATTTGTCATTACGCAGCGCGGGGCACTGGATGCGCCACTGACGCTGGATCATTTGCTGATCGGCATGCGTTATCTGGCGCAGTTACGGGCGCAGCGCAGTTATATGCGCGTGTCGCTCGGACGTCATTTCCTGCGGGATCTGACTTTGCCACGACGCTGGAAGGCGAACGATGTTTCTCCGTTCGAACGGATACGAACCCTGAACCCGTCGGTGAATGAAGGGATTAACCAAGAAGCGCTGACCAATCTTGCCAAGGCCTGGCCGATGTTCGCAGGGATAGGGATTGATGAAAGCTGGGCCGGGCTGATTGATGTGACGCCGGATTCATTACCGGTGATTGATCACATCGGTGCCATTCCCGGCCTGACCATCGCAACCGGTTTTTCCGGCCACGGATTTGGTACCGGCCCGGCAGCAGGACAGCTCGCCGCAGATTTAGTGTCGGATGTGACACCGATTGTCGATCCGAAACCTTATCGGTTTGAACGGTTTTAA
- a CDS encoding APC family permease: MSNHTHVQSMDTAGLSMTPRSPLKMRLPTMMAVCIGLVIVQGAMISATQGIGMGGMSFITAMVAALALSQFNAMSFAELSLMFPQEGTLATYTQKAIGHFPAIVAVFAGYVVVAILAIPVEMFLVDAMLAQLFPGMLPDKVVPLLILLGLTMTNLVGADVFARVQNILAFVLVSALILVGLTAITGLSQPHPDLADKAVDWSFSGVWNGHFIGLIALAMWMMVGVEFICPMVNDVRQPRKNIPRAMHLSLFFIFLIFLAFAYGASLYLDIDTLVGSPLPYLDYAHAVFGQSGLVIATVMALAATCSTINTVLASVPKMLHGMAMQKQAFPQLKAINRFNAPWAAIMMLSVCTAISYFSFEIDALIVLVIAATTSWLLAYIVAHIDVIVLRRRLPQQERPYRTPFYPWPQVIGIVSMLYVALNNSPDPNMTRMVYTITGGILLVISLIAALWVKFYMKRGLFEPDVD; encoded by the coding sequence ATGAGCAATCACACCCATGTACAAAGTATGGATACTGCGGGACTGTCAATGACACCCCGTTCACCGTTAAAAATGCGTTTGCCGACCATGATGGCCGTCTGTATCGGTCTGGTGATCGTGCAGGGCGCAATGATTTCTGCAACGCAAGGCATCGGGATGGGCGGTATGTCGTTCATCACCGCGATGGTGGCGGCATTGGCGCTCTCCCAGTTTAATGCCATGAGTTTTGCCGAGTTGTCTCTGATGTTTCCGCAAGAGGGCACCTTAGCCACCTATACGCAAAAAGCGATAGGTCACTTCCCGGCGATTGTCGCGGTGTTTGCCGGTTATGTCGTGGTGGCTATTCTGGCCATTCCGGTGGAAATGTTTCTGGTCGATGCCATGTTAGCGCAGCTGTTTCCGGGGATGCTGCCGGATAAGGTCGTGCCGTTACTGATTTTACTGGGACTCACGATGACCAATCTGGTTGGCGCTGATGTCTTTGCCCGTGTGCAGAATATTCTGGCATTTGTGCTGGTCAGTGCCTTGATTCTGGTTGGACTGACCGCGATTACCGGCCTGAGTCAGCCGCATCCGGATCTAGCCGATAAAGCTGTTGACTGGAGTTTCAGCGGCGTGTGGAACGGTCATTTTATCGGGTTGATCGCTTTAGCGATGTGGATGATGGTCGGGGTGGAGTTTATCTGTCCGATGGTCAACGATGTCAGACAGCCGCGCAAGAACATTCCCCGGGCGATGCATTTGTCACTGTTCTTTATTTTTCTCATCTTTTTAGCATTTGCCTATGGTGCCAGCCTTTATTTAGACATTGATACACTGGTTGGATCGCCTTTGCCGTATCTGGATTACGCCCATGCTGTTTTCGGCCAGAGTGGGTTAGTGATTGCAACCGTGATGGCGCTCGCTGCCACCTGTAGCACCATCAATACCGTACTGGCTTCGGTACCGAAAATGCTGCACGGCATGGCGATGCAAAAGCAGGCTTTTCCACAGCTCAAAGCCATCAATCGCTTCAATGCGCCCTGGGCGGCGATCATGATGCTCTCTGTCTGTACCGCGATTTCTTATTTCAGCTTTGAGATTGATGCGTTGATCGTACTGGTGATTGCGGCAACGACCAGCTGGCTGTTGGCCTATATCGTAGCGCATATTGATGTGATTGTTCTGCGTCGGCGGCTGCCGCAGCAAGAGCGTCCCTATCGGACACCATTTTACCCGTGGCCTCAGGTGATCGGGATTGTCAGTATGCTGTATGTGGCATTGAATAATTCACCGGATCCGAATATGACCCGGATGGTGTACACCATCACCGGTGGTATTTTGTTGGTGATTAGTCTGATTGCGGCATTATGGGTGAAATTTTACATGAAACGCGGCTTGTTTGAGCCCGATGTCGATTAA